The following DNA comes from Nitrospinota bacterium.
TCTTTCCGAGCTTGCCGAAAAAATAAGCAACCTGATACATGAATCGCAAAAAGAGCGGGGTGCGACAGCTGTTTTCATCGGTTCCAATGGGGAGAAATTCAGAGATGAAATGAACAGGCAAACAGAGCTTACAAATGATAAAAGAGTTATTTTTGTTAATTTCATTAAGGAGTTCGACAGCGGCGAATACGGTGAAGGCTTTAAAAAAACCTTTGATAAAGCTCTCAATATGCTGGGCGAACTTGATAAAAAGAGGAGCGAATCCGATAATCTGTCCATCCCCCTCGGAGAAGCGATAGGATATTACACAAATACACATGCCGCCTTTCTTGATGTCATAGCGTTTATGGGACAGGTAAGCAAAGATGGTGAGGTCAGTATTCGCTATCTTGCCTATTATTTCCTCCAGTCGGAAAAGGAGAAGGCAGGTGTCGAAAGGGCTGTTCTCAGCGGAACATTCGCCGCGGACAAATTTGCTCCTGGCTTATACCGAAAAACGGTAGAGCTGATCTCGGCGCAGGAGCACTTCCGCAAGCTGTTTCTCTCATCGGTACCGCAGTCC
Coding sequences within:
- a CDS encoding nitrate- and nitrite sensing domain-containing protein, whose protein sequence is MKNFSIRFQLILMLLVPITVLAVYSFSAITEKRATSREMTKLETLSELAEKISNLIHESQKERGATAVFIGSNGEKFRDEMNRQTELTNDKRVIFVNFIKEFDSGEYGEGFKKTFDKALNMLGELDKKRSESDNLSIPLGEAIGYYTNTHAAFLDVIAFMGQVSKDGEVSIRYLAYYFLQSEKEKAGVERAVLSGTFAADKFAPGLYRKTVELISAQEHFRKLFLSSVPQSDVDMYFKIMSGEAIAETDRMKAIALEKADEGGFGIDAAYWFKMQTQKINQMREVVEYVTGKMLSLTLERKKEADYSLALYVIATLAAFAVTILFATVILRSI